In the Maribacter sp. MJ134 genome, one interval contains:
- a CDS encoding N,N-dimethylformamidase beta subunit family domain-containing protein: MVIETNNNWELNAPATQREIEGYASMSSINKGETIALYINTKAASLSLSVFRTGWYNGSGALQVVSPIIIAGQVQAVPLPDKDGMVSCDWKNPYILQTSEDWQSGVYLVKLEESLYKKQSYIIFVLRDDEANADILFQLPVTTYQAYNYWGGKCLYPFGSGSLENWGAISGERAKKVSFDRPYAASNNPKAAYGTGAGDFLTNTRPVTTHDYPISSAGWDYNMVRWLEKHNYKVKYCTNIDIHINPKIYENIKIFLSNGHDEYWTYEMRQNLTKARNTGTNLAFFSSNTMYWQIRLEDNPLTSRLCGTIVCFKERDLDPVNSKKVSINFENIPEIGSQAKLIGVQYLADPVLGDIRISNPKHWVFKGTGLKKGSRLKGLLGYEIDGVVKESPEEIAVLAATKCRKVKSKTHHVLLHMTNKLTKPVIKIIPNSWIKEKRNSLASKLALLALIAILMASLLYSISILLFFISFFMVLLFITLWFLKIKLSTTYESHMTIYTKDSGGTVYATGSMQWCWGLDNYNSPSLRKDLTSKSAQIITKNVLAKLGANQR; this comes from the coding sequence ATGGTAATTGAAACTAATAATAACTGGGAATTAAACGCTCCTGCAACACAAAGAGAAATTGAAGGATACGCTTCTATGAGCAGTATTAATAAGGGGGAAACTATTGCCTTATATATAAATACCAAAGCAGCATCTTTAAGTCTTTCCGTTTTTAGAACGGGCTGGTACAACGGTAGCGGAGCACTACAAGTAGTTTCTCCGATAATAATCGCTGGCCAGGTTCAGGCCGTACCCTTACCGGATAAAGACGGTATGGTGTCCTGTGATTGGAAAAATCCGTATATTCTACAAACTTCCGAAGACTGGCAATCTGGAGTTTACTTGGTAAAACTAGAAGAAAGCCTATATAAAAAACAAAGCTATATTATTTTCGTGTTAAGGGATGACGAAGCAAATGCGGATATTCTCTTTCAACTTCCGGTTACCACCTACCAGGCCTATAATTATTGGGGGGGTAAATGTTTGTATCCCTTTGGCAGCGGTTCTTTAGAAAATTGGGGTGCCATCTCGGGAGAAAGAGCTAAAAAAGTTTCATTTGATCGCCCCTACGCGGCGAGTAATAATCCAAAAGCAGCCTACGGTACAGGGGCGGGTGATTTCCTCACCAATACAAGACCCGTAACCACACATGACTATCCCATAAGTAGTGCCGGTTGGGATTATAATATGGTGCGTTGGCTAGAAAAACACAACTACAAGGTTAAATATTGCACCAATATTGATATTCATATAAATCCCAAAATCTACGAGAACATAAAGATATTTTTGTCTAACGGCCACGACGAGTACTGGACCTATGAAATGAGGCAAAACCTTACCAAAGCAAGAAATACGGGTACCAACTTGGCCTTTTTCTCTTCTAATACCATGTATTGGCAAATACGTTTGGAGGATAATCCTTTGACCAGCAGATTATGTGGAACCATAGTATGTTTTAAAGAACGAGATTTAGACCCAGTGAATTCTAAAAAAGTAAGTATCAATTTTGAAAATATTCCAGAAATAGGGTCTCAAGCCAAGTTGATCGGCGTACAGTATTTAGCAGATCCGGTCCTTGGAGATATACGAATATCAAATCCAAAACACTGGGTGTTTAAGGGCACTGGACTTAAAAAGGGTTCTAGACTAAAAGGTTTATTGGGTTATGAAATTGATGGTGTTGTAAAAGAATCCCCTGAGGAAATAGCAGTTTTGGCCGCGACAAAATGTCGAAAAGTAAAATCAAAAACGCATCACGTACTTTTGCATATGACCAATAAACTAACAAAACCCGTAATTAAAATTATTCCTAATTCTTGGATTAAAGAAAAAAGAAATTCATTGGCCTCAAAATTGGCGCTATTAGCCCTTATAGCCATCCTTATGGCCAGCCTTTTATATAGTATAAGTATTTTACTATTCTTTATCAGTTTTTTTATGGTTTTACTCTTTATTACATTATGGTTTTTGAAAATTAAGTTATCCACCACATACGAATCTCATATGACCATCTACACAAAAGATTCCGGAGGTACCGTATATGCTACAGGAAGTATGCAATGGTGTTGGGGTTTAGATAACTATAATTCACCTAGTCTAAGAAAAGATTTGACCTCCAAAAGCGCTCAAATTATAACTAAAAATGTATTGGCCAAATTAGGAGCAAATCAAAGATAG
- a CDS encoding DegT/DnrJ/EryC1/StrS family aminotransferase, producing the protein MKEVVDSLKSGWITTGPKVKELENEIGQLLHLENILCVNSWTSGAIMILRWLGLEKGDEVIIPSYTYSATALAVIHAGGTPIMVDVCDNFNIDVKAIEKAISPRTKAIMSVDFSGYPCDYSEIQKLVVDAKIQKLFKPNSKVQKKLGRILFISDAAHSLGASYKNKGIGHFCDISIFSLHAVKNITTAEGGAIVINMPEPFNNTKLYSELRSMTLNCQTKDAFSKSQGGNWKYDITGLGMKINMADVNAAIGLAQIREYPTLLKRRKSIFKAYNNIFKQTDWAILPPMSAEDRESSFHLYPLRFKNITEEQRDQIIKCISERKIAVNVHFIPLPLLTYFKELGYDMNEQPKAYSNYKAEISLPIYPQLSDIDVELIIRTVIECYEQVMGITSKIN; encoded by the coding sequence ATAAAAGAAGTTGTAGACTCCTTAAAATCAGGATGGATAACAACTGGCCCAAAAGTTAAGGAGCTAGAAAATGAAATCGGTCAGTTATTGCATCTAGAGAATATTCTTTGTGTAAATTCCTGGACCTCCGGGGCTATAATGATATTACGTTGGTTAGGTCTGGAAAAAGGTGATGAGGTAATTATACCCTCTTACACTTATAGTGCCACCGCTCTTGCAGTTATTCATGCAGGAGGAACCCCAATTATGGTCGATGTTTGTGATAATTTCAATATAGATGTTAAAGCAATAGAAAAAGCTATTAGTCCGAGAACTAAAGCAATAATGTCCGTAGATTTTTCTGGCTATCCCTGTGACTATTCGGAAATACAGAAATTAGTAGTTGACGCTAAAATTCAAAAATTATTTAAACCCAATTCCAAAGTTCAAAAAAAACTAGGTAGAATTCTATTTATATCAGATGCAGCGCATTCATTAGGTGCTAGCTATAAAAACAAAGGAATCGGTCATTTTTGCGATATATCTATTTTCTCGTTACACGCCGTAAAAAATATAACTACAGCTGAAGGTGGTGCCATAGTAATTAATATGCCAGAACCTTTCAACAATACCAAATTATATAGTGAGTTGAGGTCAATGACCTTAAACTGCCAAACAAAAGATGCATTTTCCAAATCACAGGGTGGTAATTGGAAATATGACATTACAGGTTTGGGAATGAAAATTAATATGGCAGATGTAAACGCTGCAATCGGATTGGCGCAAATAAGGGAGTATCCAACATTGTTAAAAAGACGAAAATCAATTTTTAAAGCTTACAATAATATATTTAAACAAACTGACTGGGCTATTTTACCCCCAATGTCCGCAGAAGATAGAGAATCATCATTTCATCTTTATCCACTGCGTTTTAAAAATATTACAGAGGAACAAAGAGATCAAATTATTAAATGTATCAGTGAGCGTAAAATTGCAGTTAACGTACACTTTATTCCATTGCCATTATTAACATATTTCAAAGAACTTGGTTACGATATGAATGAGCAACCAAAAGCTTATTCAAATTACAAAGCAGAGATTAGTTTACCTATATATCCTCAACTATCCGATATAGATGTTGAACTTATAATTAGAACTGTAATTGAGTGTTACGAGCAAGTAATGGGTATTACTTCTAAAATAAATTGA
- a CDS encoding glycosyltransferase family 2 protein yields MIINKNPLISIISPSYNSAPYIKLTINSIIAQSYRNWELIVVDDYSNDDTVEILKELSGIDTRIKYFLNKRNQGAAVSRNRGLEESNGRFIAFLDSDDLWYPTKLEVQLSFMIKNDCPISFTSYELIDEKGKSLNKIIPVVRSINYTGYLKNTIIGMSTSMIDTKLVGKKFRFVNIRTRQDTYLWITLLKTGIKAYGIPEILTKYRVRSNSISANKISAAKRVWHLYYKLEKLGILKSSYYFTFYIYNALKKRI; encoded by the coding sequence GTGATTATTAATAAAAACCCGCTAATCAGCATTATTAGTCCTTCATATAATTCTGCCCCGTATATAAAATTGACTATAAATTCTATTATTGCTCAAAGTTATCGAAATTGGGAACTCATTGTAGTGGATGATTATTCCAATGATGATACCGTTGAAATCTTAAAAGAATTATCAGGCATTGATACTCGTATAAAATATTTTCTGAATAAAAGAAATCAAGGAGCTGCTGTTAGCAGAAATAGAGGGCTTGAAGAATCTAATGGAAGGTTCATAGCATTTTTAGACAGTGATGACCTTTGGTATCCTACTAAATTAGAAGTACAATTGTCTTTTATGATAAAAAATGATTGTCCCATTAGCTTCACCTCATATGAGCTAATTGATGAAAAAGGAAAATCCTTGAACAAAATTATTCCAGTTGTTAGAAGTATAAATTATACGGGGTATTTAAAAAATACTATTATTGGAATGTCGACCTCTATGATTGATACCAAGTTGGTGGGTAAAAAATTTAGATTCGTTAATATTAGAACCCGTCAAGATACCTACTTATGGATAACACTACTTAAAACTGGAATTAAAGCTTACGGTATACCAGAAATACTAACAAAATATAGAGTTCGTTCTAATTCTATATCCGCTAATAAAATAAGTGCTGCTAAGAGAGTATGGCACTTATATTATAAGTTGGAAAAATTAGGTATTTTAAAATCATCCTATTATTTCACTTTTTATATCTATAATGCTTTAAAAAAAAGGATTTAA
- a CDS encoding O-antigen ligase family protein, translating to MDNLIKINRFCLYLLVFAACFEYWDPFGFAKTISIAKIGTIPYFISSLPFLKDYLRFSFLSRYLVPLLIFILAGIFATTINDQYADSVFDIINDRLVQLVLLMVLIAAHIYLDNKVLSGLLKVYVAGMFVMSILFILGIGEQYKGGRLLLFGENANQTGMKCALSLIIIIYEITRKNIKLRIRIFNLIIIIPILNLLISSGSRGALLSLIIGVFLFIMFGKISVVRKIGLGLVALLFSASILVFIYNNDRDFRIRIERSIEKGDTAGRTELWEAAYRIIEDNVIFGVGNPGMMPAMRLYSGINQQPHNLFLELWLTSGIIGLLFFLLFLFRLIRSLFAKLKKDGNLLYLSLFVIVMLNMIKSGGSLGLIFAWIFFGVIIGSTVVHHNKRSVDMAI from the coding sequence ATGGATAATCTTATTAAAATTAATCGGTTTTGTCTTTACCTTCTTGTATTTGCTGCATGCTTTGAATATTGGGATCCTTTCGGTTTTGCAAAAACCATTTCCATAGCTAAAATTGGTACTATTCCATATTTTATAAGTTCTTTACCTTTCCTAAAAGATTATTTGAGATTTTCTTTTTTGTCAAGATACCTGGTTCCTTTACTTATTTTTATTTTGGCAGGTATTTTTGCTACCACCATTAATGATCAGTATGCAGACTCAGTCTTTGATATAATTAATGATCGGCTAGTGCAATTGGTTCTTTTAATGGTATTGATTGCCGCCCATATATATCTAGACAATAAAGTTCTGAGTGGGCTATTAAAAGTTTACGTAGCAGGAATGTTCGTTATGTCCATTCTTTTTATTTTGGGTATTGGAGAGCAATATAAAGGTGGGCGCCTGTTATTATTTGGTGAAAATGCTAATCAAACAGGCATGAAATGTGCTCTCTCCTTGATAATTATTATTTATGAAATTACTAGAAAAAATATTAAGCTCAGAATTAGAATCTTTAATCTAATAATCATAATACCAATTTTGAACTTATTAATATCAAGTGGTTCAAGGGGTGCTTTACTGTCATTAATTATAGGAGTATTTTTATTTATTATGTTTGGAAAAATAAGTGTAGTTAGGAAAATAGGACTTGGATTAGTAGCGTTACTTTTTTCTGCGAGTATTTTGGTTTTTATTTATAACAACGACAGAGATTTTAGAATCAGAATTGAACGTTCTATTGAAAAAGGTGACACTGCCGGGCGAACAGAATTATGGGAAGCAGCTTATCGAATTATAGAAGATAACGTTATTTTCGGAGTAGGTAACCCAGGTATGATGCCAGCTATGCGATTGTACAGCGGTATAAATCAACAACCGCACAATCTGTTTTTAGAACTTTGGTTGACATCAGGAATAATAGGTTTGTTATTTTTTCTTTTATTTCTATTTAGGCTAATAAGGTCCCTGTTTGCTAAATTAAAGAAAGATGGTAATTTGCTTTATTTATCTCTTTTTGTAATCGTAATGCTAAATATGATTAAAAGTGGGGGCAGTTTAGGACTTATATTTGCTTGGATATTTTTTGGAGTGATTATAGGATCCACCGTTGTTCATCATAATAAAAGGTCAGTTGACATGGCGATTTAA
- a CDS encoding lipopolysaccharide biosynthesis protein: MSVNQRKAGALLSYAVLGLSNIVGLLYTPYMLRMMGKSEYGLYALVGSVIAYLTILDFGFGNAIIRYTAKFRAEGKLQEQYSMFGLFIILYSAIGILSFVIGLGLYFNVENLFGDTMSQSELGKAKVMMLLMVFNIAFTFPLSIFGSIISAYENFIFVKIVALSRIVLNTLIMILLLEIGYRAVGMVVLATILNLLTLLINYWYCKNKIKIKISFKNMKLGLLKEVSVYSFYIFLNIIMNKVYWSTGQFVLGMYMGTAAVAVFAIAIQFQGMYMGFSTAISGVFLPKVTGMIASKSTNKEVSDLFIRTGRIQYVVMAFILSGFILFGRQFIVLWAGEGYEDAYYVTLLFFVALTIPLIQNLGITILQARNQMEFRSWLYFAMAMLSLVFQVGLAKEYGGLGVAFAIAGCLVLGNVVIMNIYYHRVQHINMLEFWKQIFKMSFAPLIIGLSAYFIVRDLIFDSFIGLGISIGLFSLVYVPAFWILSMNANERDLLKKPVLKLIKRAD, encoded by the coding sequence ATGTCTGTTAATCAAAGAAAAGCTGGCGCTTTATTATCATATGCCGTTCTGGGGTTGAGTAATATTGTTGGTCTATTATACACTCCTTATATGCTCCGTATGATGGGGAAGAGTGAATATGGGCTTTATGCTCTTGTTGGATCTGTAATAGCCTATTTGACTATTTTGGATTTCGGCTTTGGGAATGCAATCATAAGATATACGGCAAAATTTAGGGCAGAGGGTAAACTGCAGGAGCAATATTCTATGTTCGGTCTTTTTATCATACTCTATTCTGCAATTGGGATACTATCTTTTGTGATTGGTTTAGGACTCTATTTTAACGTTGAAAATCTTTTTGGGGATACGATGTCTCAAAGCGAATTAGGCAAAGCTAAGGTAATGATGCTTTTAATGGTCTTTAATATTGCTTTTACCTTCCCACTCAGTATTTTTGGTTCTATAATTTCTGCTTATGAAAATTTTATTTTTGTAAAAATTGTAGCGCTTAGTAGGATAGTGTTGAATACATTGATAATGATTCTCTTGTTGGAAATAGGATACAGGGCGGTAGGGATGGTTGTTCTGGCCACAATCTTAAATTTGCTGACTTTACTTATTAATTACTGGTACTGTAAGAACAAAATAAAAATTAAAATTTCTTTCAAGAACATGAAACTTGGTCTGTTGAAAGAAGTAAGTGTTTATTCCTTCTATATTTTTCTAAATATTATAATGAATAAGGTCTATTGGAGTACTGGTCAATTTGTGTTGGGGATGTATATGGGCACTGCTGCAGTTGCAGTTTTCGCTATAGCTATTCAATTTCAGGGTATGTACATGGGCTTTTCAACAGCCATTTCTGGTGTTTTTTTACCTAAAGTAACGGGTATGATTGCTAGCAAATCCACAAATAAAGAAGTGTCAGATTTATTCATTCGTACCGGTAGAATTCAGTATGTGGTAATGGCTTTTATCTTATCAGGATTTATTTTATTTGGCAGACAATTCATTGTATTATGGGCAGGGGAAGGTTATGAGGATGCTTACTATGTGACACTTTTGTTTTTTGTAGCATTAACAATTCCTTTGATACAAAATCTAGGAATTACTATTCTACAGGCAAGAAATCAAATGGAGTTTAGGTCTTGGCTTTATTTTGCCATGGCTATGTTAAGTTTAGTATTTCAGGTGGGCTTAGCTAAGGAATATGGTGGTTTAGGAGTAGCATTTGCTATTGCAGGATGTCTAGTTCTTGGTAACGTGGTGATTATGAATATCTACTATCATCGCGTTCAGCATATTAACATGTTAGAATTTTGGAAACAAATATTCAAAATGTCATTTGCTCCTCTAATAATCGGCCTAAGTGCTTATTTTATTGTTAGAGATTTAATATTCGATTCTTTTATTGGATTAGGTATAAGCATTGGATTATTTAGCCTTGTATATGTTCCTGCTTTTTGGATTTTGAGTATGAACGCTAATGAGCGGGATTTATTGAAAAAACCAGTTTTAAAGTTAATTAAGCGCGCGGACTGA
- a CDS encoding sugar transferase, protein MLKRIFDISSSIIGIILLIPFFIIISILIKLDSKEPIFYRQVRVGKNNKDFKLFKFRTMSLGSDKKSLITIGNNDPRITKPGVFLRKYKLDELPQIFNVFIGDMSFVGPRPEVRKYVKLYTTNQLRVLSVKPGITDLASIKYSNENELLKNQKNPEKYYVEILMPKKLKLNIDYIEKRNLFFDIKLIVLTFKKILS, encoded by the coding sequence ATGTTGAAACGTATTTTCGATATTTCATCGTCTATAATTGGGATTATCTTACTTATTCCTTTTTTCATTATCATTTCAATCTTAATTAAATTAGATTCAAAAGAGCCCATATTTTATAGGCAAGTAAGAGTAGGGAAAAACAATAAAGATTTCAAACTTTTCAAATTTAGAACCATGTCCTTGGGATCTGATAAAAAAAGTTTAATAACCATTGGCAATAATGACCCTAGGATTACAAAACCTGGTGTTTTTTTAAGAAAATACAAATTGGATGAACTGCCTCAAATTTTTAATGTTTTTATTGGAGATATGAGTTTTGTTGGGCCAAGACCTGAGGTTAGAAAATATGTTAAACTGTACACTACGAATCAACTGAGAGTCCTTTCTGTAAAACCAGGTATTACAGATTTAGCGTCGATTAAATATAGTAATGAAAATGAGCTATTAAAAAATCAAAAGAATCCTGAAAAGTATTATGTTGAGATTCTAATGCCAAAAAAATTAAAGCTTAATATTGATTATATAGAAAAGCGCAATCTATTTTTTGACATAAAGTTGATTGTGCTGACTTTTAAAAAAATTTTATCTTAA
- a CDS encoding MBOAT family O-acyltransferase: MFRFIGYDMQNQWTLKIILPVGISFYTFQTMSYTIDVYRKDLKPTRDFISFASFVSFFPQLVAGPIERATNLLPQILEQRIFNKNQVVSGLRLITWGLFKKVVIADSLSPLVNTIFENYNTSSGVTLWLGAIYFSFQIYCDFSGYSDIAIGTSKLFGFELMSNFKFPYFSRNIGEFWRKWHISLSTWFRDYLYIPLGGSKGNKLIAFKNIFVIFIVSGFWHGANWTFLFWGLLHALFYIPSFIFKKNRKFIGTVSGGNKNLPTIKELFQMLSTFLFVMLGWVFFRSETIVKAFDYLKRMFFDFSFDFGLTQGLYYVLVLICLDWIIRKDERNIYPISSNIVYISILIWAIILYSFDNEQAQFIYFQF, encoded by the coding sequence ATGTTTAGATTCATTGGTTATGATATGCAGAATCAATGGACTTTAAAAATTATCTTACCGGTGGGCATTTCATTTTACACATTCCAAACAATGTCGTACACGATTGATGTATACAGGAAAGACTTAAAGCCTACTAGGGATTTCATTTCGTTCGCTTCTTTTGTGTCATTTTTCCCACAACTTGTTGCAGGGCCAATAGAAAGAGCAACTAACCTATTGCCACAAATATTAGAGCAAAGAATTTTTAATAAAAACCAAGTTGTTTCAGGTCTGCGGTTGATAACCTGGGGATTGTTTAAGAAAGTTGTAATAGCCGATTCACTATCTCCATTGGTAAATACAATTTTCGAAAATTATAATACGTCATCAGGTGTTACTTTGTGGTTGGGGGCCATTTACTTCTCATTTCAAATTTATTGTGACTTTAGTGGTTATTCAGATATAGCTATAGGTACGTCGAAATTATTTGGTTTTGAATTAATGTCAAATTTTAAATTCCCTTATTTTTCACGAAATATTGGTGAGTTTTGGAGAAAATGGCATATATCTCTATCGACTTGGTTTAGGGATTACTTGTATATACCTTTAGGTGGCTCCAAAGGTAATAAGCTCATAGCCTTTAAAAATATCTTTGTGATATTCATAGTAAGTGGGTTCTGGCACGGCGCAAATTGGACTTTTCTATTTTGGGGTCTGTTGCATGCTCTGTTCTATATTCCTTCGTTTATATTTAAAAAAAATAGAAAGTTTATCGGTACAGTTTCTGGAGGAAATAAAAATCTACCTACAATCAAAGAATTATTTCAAATGTTATCCACATTTTTGTTTGTGATGTTAGGTTGGGTTTTTTTTAGGAGTGAAACCATAGTAAAAGCTTTTGATTATTTAAAAAGAATGTTTTTTGATTTTAGTTTTGATTTTGGATTAACCCAAGGCTTATATTATGTACTTGTGCTTATTTGTTTAGATTGGATTATACGAAAAGATGAAAGGAATATTTATCCGATATCATCCAATATAGTTTATATTTCAATACTTATTTGGGCAATAATTTTATATTCGTTTGACAATGAACAAGCTCAATTTATTTACTTTCAGTTTTGA